One Pseudonocardia abyssalis DNA segment encodes these proteins:
- the cei gene encoding envelope integrity protein Cei: MTAPPFRRRRRTPIVAVVSVLAVIAVVTWTVVLIGASGPSGPQSCPTPAAGTAPGATLESGALDAVAPAPPAAISVRVFNAGGQRGQANLVAAQLGDLGFDSAGAPDNDPFFPDGDMECVGQVRFGPAGEAAASTLSLVLPCAELVRDERADETVDVSVGTGFGDVNPPRPVRDVLETLGAPSPADDGEAGAPAAVDPAVLAEARDTTPC; the protein is encoded by the coding sequence ATGACCGCGCCGCCCTTCCGGCGCAGGCGCCGGACCCCCATCGTCGCGGTGGTGTCCGTCCTCGCCGTGATCGCGGTCGTCACCTGGACCGTCGTGCTCATCGGCGCGTCCGGACCGAGCGGCCCGCAGTCCTGCCCGACCCCCGCGGCGGGCACCGCGCCCGGCGCGACGCTGGAGTCCGGCGCCCTCGACGCCGTCGCGCCGGCCCCGCCCGCCGCGATCTCGGTCCGGGTCTTCAACGCCGGCGGGCAGCGCGGGCAGGCCAACCTGGTGGCCGCACAGCTCGGCGACCTGGGCTTCGACTCCGCGGGCGCACCGGACAACGACCCGTTCTTCCCCGACGGCGACATGGAGTGCGTCGGGCAGGTCCGCTTCGGGCCCGCGGGCGAGGCTGCGGCCAGCACGCTGTCGCTCGTGCTGCCCTGCGCGGAACTGGTGCGCGACGAGCGGGCCGACGAGACCGTCGACGTCTCCGTCGGCACGGGCTTCGGCGACGTCAACCCGCCGCGCCCGGTGCGCGACGTGCTGGAGACCCTCGGTGCCCCCTCCCCCGCCGACGACGGCGAGGCGGGTGCCCCCGCGGCCGTCGACCCCGCGGTGCTGGCGGAGGCGCGCGACACGACGCCCTGCTAG
- a CDS encoding inositol monophosphatase family protein gives MSTPPDSPPPAADPEVLRLVAVRVATEAAEHLRGLPRPWETGGAAGSVATKSTPTDVVTASDTALETLIRERLAVLRPGDPIVGEEHGGSAGVDPERVVWVVDPIDGTVNFLYGLPWYAISVAATRGGESLAGAVVEPDSGRLWSAAAGLGATCDGRPLAVSAATDVSLSLLGTGFAYDGRRRARQAGLVAALLPQVRDVRRTGSAALDLCAVAAGWTDAYLEHGCNWWDWAAAALVAREAGAVVRTPGVAGVEAPDDGLGADATLAAAPGIAARIAALARDAGAASV, from the coding sequence GTGAGCACCCCGCCCGACAGCCCCCCGCCCGCGGCCGATCCGGAGGTATTGCGTCTGGTCGCGGTGCGTGTCGCCACCGAGGCGGCCGAACACCTGCGCGGCCTGCCGAGGCCGTGGGAGACCGGAGGGGCGGCCGGGTCGGTGGCCACCAAGAGCACCCCGACCGACGTCGTGACGGCCTCGGACACCGCGCTGGAGACGCTGATCCGCGAACGGCTCGCCGTGCTGCGTCCGGGCGACCCGATCGTGGGGGAGGAGCACGGCGGCAGCGCGGGTGTCGACCCCGAGCGCGTCGTGTGGGTCGTGGACCCGATCGACGGCACCGTCAACTTCCTCTACGGCCTGCCCTGGTACGCGATCTCGGTGGCCGCCACGCGCGGCGGCGAGTCGCTGGCGGGGGCCGTCGTGGAGCCGGACTCGGGGCGGCTGTGGAGCGCGGCCGCGGGCCTCGGGGCCACCTGCGACGGGCGGCCGCTGGCGGTGTCGGCGGCCACCGACGTGTCGCTGTCGCTGCTGGGCACCGGCTTCGCCTACGACGGGCGGCGCCGCGCCCGGCAGGCCGGCCTGGTCGCCGCGTTGCTCCCGCAGGTCCGCGACGTCCGCCGCACCGGGTCGGCCGCGCTGGACCTGTGCGCCGTCGCCGCCGGCTGGACCGACGCCTACCTGGAGCACGGCTGCAACTGGTGGGACTGGGCCGCGGCCGCACTCGTCGCGCGGGAGGCCGGCGCGGTGGTGCGGACGCCGGGCGTCGCCGGGGTGGAGGCCCCCGACGACGGTCTGGGCGCCGACGCGACCCTCGCCGCCGCCCCGGGCATCGCGGCGCGGATCGCCGCGTTGGCGCGGGACGCCGGAGCCGCGTCCGTATGA
- a CDS encoding RNA polymerase sigma factor, producing MAAADSATRTEPTADQATAPTPARRAPRAKTAPAAKAAPKPRARAGTKAAPAKKDGEPADLDGPDADPGELDGSPEGADLEEVEVDLDDVEVTPEAPAKGVQVPGKATDEDDDDEDDDEDEPANTGANRRGPRERSSTPTKSSDFVWDEEESEALRQARKDAELTASADSVRAYLKQIGKVALLNAEEEVELAKRIEAGLYAAERLRRAIDAGEKVSPQLRRDLRWIVRDGERAKNHLLEANLRLVVSLAKRYTGRGMAFLDLIQEGNLGLIRAVEKFDYTKGYKFSTYATWWIRQAITRAMADQARTIRIPVHMVEVINKLGRIQRELLQDLGREPTPEELAKEMDITPEKVLEIQQYAREPISLDQTIGDEGDSQLGDFIEDSEAVVAVDAVSFTLLQDQLQSVLATLSEREAGVVRLRFGLTDGQPRTLDEIGQVYGVTRERIRQIESKTMSKLRHPSRSQVLRDYLD from the coding sequence GTGGCAGCCGCAGATTCCGCAACCCGTACCGAGCCCACGGCCGACCAGGCCACGGCTCCCACCCCCGCGCGCCGGGCGCCCCGGGCGAAGACCGCCCCCGCGGCCAAGGCCGCGCCCAAGCCGCGCGCCCGTGCCGGCACCAAGGCGGCCCCCGCCAAGAAGGACGGCGAGCCCGCCGACCTCGACGGTCCCGACGCCGACCCGGGCGAGCTCGACGGCTCCCCCGAGGGTGCCGACCTCGAGGAGGTCGAGGTCGACCTCGACGACGTCGAGGTGACGCCCGAGGCGCCGGCCAAGGGCGTCCAGGTGCCCGGCAAGGCCACCGACGAGGACGACGACGACGAGGACGACGACGAGGACGAGCCGGCCAACACCGGAGCCAACCGTCGCGGCCCGCGCGAGCGCTCCTCCACCCCGACGAAGTCCTCGGACTTCGTGTGGGACGAGGAGGAGTCCGAGGCCCTGCGCCAGGCCCGCAAGGACGCCGAGCTCACCGCCTCGGCCGACTCGGTCCGCGCGTACCTCAAGCAGATCGGCAAGGTCGCGCTGCTCAACGCGGAGGAGGAGGTCGAGCTCGCCAAGCGCATCGAGGCCGGCCTCTACGCCGCCGAGCGGCTGCGCCGTGCGATCGACGCCGGCGAGAAGGTCTCCCCGCAGCTGCGGCGCGACCTGCGCTGGATCGTCCGCGACGGCGAGCGCGCCAAGAACCACCTGCTGGAGGCCAACCTCCGGCTCGTGGTCTCCCTGGCCAAGCGCTACACCGGCCGCGGCATGGCGTTCCTGGACCTGATCCAGGAGGGCAACCTCGGTCTGATCCGCGCGGTCGAGAAGTTCGACTACACCAAGGGCTACAAGTTCTCGACCTACGCGACGTGGTGGATCCGCCAGGCCATCACCCGCGCGATGGCCGACCAGGCCCGCACCATCCGTATCCCGGTGCACATGGTCGAGGTCATCAACAAGCTCGGCCGCATACAGCGCGAACTCCTCCAGGACCTGGGCCGCGAGCCCACGCCCGAGGAGCTCGCCAAGGAGATGGACATCACCCCGGAGAAGGTGCTGGAGATCCAGCAGTACGCCCGGGAGCCCATCTCGCTCGACCAGACCATCGGTGACGAGGGCGACAGCCAGCTCGGTGACTTCATCGAGGACTCCGAGGCGGTCGTCGCGGTCGACGCGGTCAGCTTCACGCTCCTGCAGGACCAGCTCCAGTCGGTACTGGCCACGCTGAGCGAGCGCGAGGCGGGCGTGGTGCGACTGCGGTTCGGCCTCACCGACGGCCAGCCCCGCACACTCGACGAGATCGGCCAGGTCTACGGGGTCACCCGGGAGCGGATCCGGCAGATCGAGTCGAAGACGATGTCGAAGCTGCGCCACCCGAGCCGGTCCCAGGTCCTCCGGGACTACCTGGACTAG
- a CDS encoding alpha/beta hydrolase: MPLDPEFTALITRLTDAGALPLVRGTAQDTRAHYRALSLARRGQDFVPERVASVVDATVPGPDGPLPVRIYTPDPAHAVVLFLHGGGWVMGDLDTHDPVCRRVANAVGATVVALDYRLAPEHPHPAPVDDAWAALREVAACFPGRPLAVAGDSAGASLAAGLALHSRDEGGPALAAQLLVYPATDPSMAHDSVRRNGEGRFLTAADMAWFYRQYAPTPAQAGDPRVDLLTAPDLAGLPPAVVATAEFDPLHDEGAAYAERLRAAGVPVTHLDGPGLIHGYFAFLGTVPAADARSREVLAAFATLLR; the protein is encoded by the coding sequence GTGCCGCTGGACCCCGAGTTCACCGCCCTCATCACCCGGCTGACCGACGCCGGCGCGCTACCGCTGGTGCGGGGCACCGCGCAGGACACGCGCGCGCACTACCGGGCGCTCTCGCTCGCCCGGCGCGGCCAGGACTTCGTGCCCGAACGCGTCGCGTCCGTCGTCGACGCGACGGTGCCGGGGCCGGACGGGCCACTCCCCGTCCGCATCTACACCCCGGACCCCGCCCACGCCGTGGTGCTGTTCCTGCACGGCGGCGGCTGGGTGATGGGTGACCTCGACACCCACGATCCCGTGTGCCGCCGTGTGGCGAACGCGGTGGGCGCGACCGTCGTCGCGCTGGACTACCGCCTCGCCCCGGAGCACCCGCACCCGGCGCCCGTGGACGACGCGTGGGCGGCGCTGCGGGAGGTGGCGGCCTGCTTCCCGGGACGCCCCCTCGCCGTCGCGGGTGACAGCGCCGGGGCCAGCCTGGCCGCCGGGCTGGCCCTGCACAGCCGCGATGAGGGCGGGCCGGCACTGGCCGCGCAGCTCCTCGTCTATCCGGCCACCGACCCGTCGATGGCGCACGACTCGGTGCGACGCAACGGTGAGGGCCGCTTCCTCACCGCCGCCGACATGGCATGGTTCTACCGGCAGTACGCGCCGACGCCCGCACAGGCCGGTGACCCGCGCGTCGACCTGCTCACCGCCCCGGACCTGGCCGGTCTCCCGCCCGCCGTCGTGGCGACGGCGGAGTTCGACCCGCTCCACGACGAGGGCGCGGCCTACGCCGAGCGGCTGCGCGCCGCGGGCGTGCCCGTGACGCACCTCGACGGTCCGGGCCTGATCCACGGCTACTTCGCGTTCCTCGGCACCGTACCCGCCGCCGACGCCCGCAGCCGCGAGGTGCTCGCCGCGTTCGCGACCCTGCTGCGGTAG
- a CDS encoding siderophore-interacting protein translates to MSTDEVTARQVEVREVVRLSPSLVRVRLGGPDLDGFESLGVPDEGCVLHFPAGPDGEPDPEIGRWYTVRRIDAGLLTVDVVLHEGGSGGEWAAVARVGDRLRITHRNSWYRRPESAEWQLLVGDVTALPTIGRIVEETASTVPTTVLVEVPDTGDAQPLDGVDATWVHRPRLATEGSGMEALVRSAVLPDSPGYVYVAGEAAATRAVRKYLRHEAGLPTGSYGVVGYWRVDGECWKRRYAESGVDTVALYQAAQAEAERVGGGHGEEVRDIYERKLAEVGLL, encoded by the coding sequence GTGAGCACCGACGAGGTGACGGCCCGCCAGGTCGAGGTGCGGGAGGTGGTGCGGCTGTCGCCGAGCCTCGTGCGGGTCCGGCTCGGCGGGCCCGACCTCGACGGCTTCGAGTCGCTCGGGGTACCCGACGAGGGGTGCGTGCTGCACTTCCCGGCCGGGCCCGACGGCGAGCCCGACCCGGAGATCGGCCGCTGGTACACCGTGCGCCGGATCGACGCCGGGCTGCTCACCGTCGACGTCGTCCTGCACGAGGGCGGGTCCGGGGGTGAGTGGGCCGCGGTCGCGCGGGTCGGTGACCGGCTGCGGATCACCCACCGCAACAGCTGGTACAGGCGGCCGGAGTCGGCGGAATGGCAGCTGCTCGTCGGTGACGTCACCGCGCTGCCGACGATCGGCCGGATCGTCGAGGAGACCGCGTCGACGGTCCCGACGACGGTGCTGGTCGAGGTGCCCGACACCGGTGACGCGCAGCCCCTCGACGGCGTGGACGCGACCTGGGTGCACCGGCCCCGGCTGGCCACCGAGGGGAGCGGGATGGAGGCGCTGGTGCGCTCGGCCGTCCTCCCGGACAGCCCGGGGTACGTCTACGTCGCGGGGGAGGCGGCCGCGACCCGGGCGGTGCGGAAGTACCTGAGGCACGAGGCCGGGCTGCCCACCGGGTCCTACGGCGTGGTCGGCTACTGGCGGGTCGACGGTGAGTGCTGGAAGCGGCGGTACGCGGAGTCCGGCGTCGACACCGTCGCCCTGTACCAGGCCGCTCAGGCCGAGGCGGAGCGGGTCGGGGGCGGCCACGGGGAGGAGGTCCGCGACATCTACGAGCGCAAGCTCGCCGAGGTCGGGCTGCTCTGA
- a CDS encoding DUF2470 domain-containing protein yields MRSPSRRSGPGTAEIARTVLGHAPLLDVGCGADVEVVDVRGIGDDGSLVLLVGAEGPLARRLCEDSRTDDVCTVRAALLSPIAGPDRVLHTLTLHGRLEPAAEVEPALDAVLRSHPDRSAEVVLRPDASALLRVRPLHLELDGELVDPAALAEAPDDPIAHGSDEFVSHLLHDHPDAVVRLALLLRPVVLATARAIAPVRVDRHGLTLRVDSPVCSEYLRLDFPAALRGPADLPAAIRELRRRAAQVSACPISPDAIKERP; encoded by the coding sequence GTGCGCAGTCCGTCCCGCCGGTCCGGTCCCGGCACCGCCGAGATCGCCCGCACCGTGCTCGGTCACGCCCCGCTGCTCGACGTCGGGTGCGGGGCCGACGTCGAGGTGGTCGACGTCCGCGGGATCGGCGACGACGGGTCGCTGGTGCTGCTGGTCGGCGCGGAGGGCCCGCTGGCGAGGCGGCTGTGCGAGGACTCGCGGACGGACGACGTCTGCACCGTGCGCGCGGCACTGCTGAGCCCGATCGCGGGCCCCGACCGCGTCCTGCACACCCTGACCCTGCACGGCCGACTCGAACCGGCCGCAGAGGTCGAGCCCGCGCTGGACGCCGTCCTGCGGAGCCACCCGGACCGCTCGGCCGAGGTGGTCCTGCGCCCCGACGCGTCCGCCCTGCTCCGGGTGCGTCCCCTGCACCTCGAGCTCGACGGCGAGCTCGTCGACCCCGCGGCCCTCGCCGAAGCGCCCGACGATCCGATCGCCCACGGCAGCGACGAGTTCGTGTCGCACCTGCTGCACGACCACCCGGACGCGGTGGTGCGACTCGCCCTCCTGCTGCGGCCGGTCGTGCTCGCCACGGCCCGCGCGATCGCCCCGGTGCGGGTCGACCGCCACGGCCTGACCCTGCGCGTCGACTCCCCGGTGTGCTCCGAGTACCTCCGGCTGGACTTCCCGGCGGCCCTGCGCGGCCCGGCGGACCTGCCCGCGGCGATACGGGAGCTCCGGCGCCGGGCGGCGCAGGTGAGTGCCTGCCCGATCAGCCCCGACGCGATCAAGGAGCGCCCGTGA
- a CDS encoding YidH family protein codes for MTAPDPRFTLANERTFLAWLRTSLALVAAGVAVAALVPEFGVDGARHVVGVVLAGLGVAVAAGAMRRWHRVQDAMTRGADLPPTRMPLLLGSALGALGLAVAVLLLVGGPR; via the coding sequence GTGACCGCCCCGGACCCCCGCTTCACCCTCGCCAACGAGCGCACCTTCCTGGCCTGGCTGCGGACCTCGCTCGCGCTCGTCGCCGCCGGGGTGGCGGTCGCGGCGCTGGTGCCGGAGTTCGGCGTCGACGGGGCCCGACACGTCGTCGGGGTGGTGCTGGCCGGGCTCGGCGTGGCCGTGGCCGCCGGGGCGATGCGGCGCTGGCACCGCGTGCAGGACGCGATGACCCGCGGCGCGGACCTGCCGCCGACGCGGATGCCGCTGCTGCTCGGCTCCGCGCTGGGCGCCCTCGGTCTGGCCGTGGCGGTGCTGCTGCTGGTCGGCGGCCCGCGGTGA
- a CDS encoding DUF202 domain-containing protein → MSAPPGLATERTALAWERTALAMLTGGALLAVRHLDDPGSGALVLAALGLVLALLLAALGRGRTRLLLADPTASPRRAVVVGGTAVVVFGLAVVVAVLTGALG, encoded by the coding sequence GTGAGCGCGCCGCCGGGGCTCGCGACCGAGCGCACCGCACTGGCCTGGGAGCGCACCGCGCTCGCGATGCTGACCGGTGGCGCGCTGCTCGCGGTGCGCCACCTCGACGACCCCGGCTCGGGCGCGCTCGTCCTCGCCGCACTCGGCCTGGTCCTCGCGCTGCTGCTCGCCGCGCTCGGGCGGGGGCGCACGCGGCTGCTGCTCGCGGACCCGACGGCGTCGCCGCGGCGGGCGGTCGTCGTCGGGGGCACCGCGGTGGTCGTGTTCGGGCTCGCGGTGGTCGTCGCGGTCCTGACCGGCGCGCTGGGCTAG
- a CDS encoding solute symporter family protein, with protein MNTTVLAQGGVEGSDPILNITIFGLFVVFTLGIVIYVSRRATSSASDFYTAGGGFSGPQNGVAISGDYLSAASFLGIAGAIALNGYDGFLYSIGFLVAWLVALLLVAELLRNTGKYTMGDVLAFRMRQRPVRAAAATSTLAVSFFYLLAQMAGAGGLVALLLNVTDGFGQSIVIAIVGAVMIAYVLIGGMRGTTWVQIIKAVLLIAGAGIMTIWVLALYGFNFSAVLADAVRAGGETGEALLNPGKQYGKSALTQIDFLSLGLALVLGTAGLPHILMRFYTVPTAKEARRSVVWAIWLIGLFYVFTLVLGYGAGALVGPEAIRAAPGGANSAAPLLAYELGGTVLLGIIAAVAFATILAVVAGLTITASASFAHDIYANVIKKGELSDPNEEVKVARITAVVIGVVAIFGGILANGQNIAFLVALAFAVAASANLPTILYSLFWKRFNTSGALWSIYGGLGVTVILIVFSPVVSGKPVDAVTGKSASMLQGVDFHWFPLDNPGIVSIPLSFLLGYLGTVLSKEKPNADKVSEMAVRSLTGVGVEKSVAH; from the coding sequence GTGAACACCACCGTGCTCGCCCAGGGCGGGGTCGAGGGCAGCGACCCGATCCTCAACATCACCATCTTCGGGCTGTTCGTCGTCTTCACGCTCGGCATCGTCATCTACGTGAGCCGCCGCGCCACGTCGAGCGCCTCGGACTTCTACACCGCGGGCGGCGGCTTCTCCGGCCCGCAGAACGGCGTCGCGATCTCCGGCGACTACCTCTCCGCCGCGTCGTTCCTCGGCATCGCCGGTGCCATCGCGCTCAACGGCTACGACGGCTTCCTGTACTCGATCGGGTTCCTCGTCGCCTGGCTCGTCGCGCTGCTGCTGGTGGCCGAGCTGCTCCGCAACACCGGCAAGTACACGATGGGCGACGTCCTCGCGTTCCGCATGCGGCAGCGGCCCGTCCGCGCCGCCGCGGCCACGTCGACGCTCGCGGTGTCGTTCTTCTACCTGCTCGCGCAGATGGCGGGTGCCGGTGGTCTCGTCGCGCTGCTGCTCAACGTCACCGACGGGTTCGGGCAGTCGATCGTCATCGCGATCGTCGGCGCGGTCATGATCGCCTACGTCCTCATCGGCGGCATGCGCGGCACGACCTGGGTGCAGATCATCAAGGCGGTCCTGCTGATCGCGGGCGCCGGCATCATGACGATCTGGGTCCTCGCGCTCTACGGCTTCAACTTCTCCGCGGTGCTCGCCGACGCCGTCCGTGCGGGCGGTGAGACGGGTGAGGCGCTGCTCAACCCGGGCAAGCAGTACGGCAAGAGCGCGCTCACCCAGATCGACTTCCTGTCCCTCGGGCTCGCGCTCGTGCTCGGTACCGCGGGCCTGCCGCACATCCTCATGCGCTTCTACACCGTGCCCACGGCCAAGGAGGCCCGCCGCTCGGTGGTCTGGGCGATCTGGCTGATCGGCCTGTTCTACGTGTTCACGCTGGTCCTGGGCTACGGGGCGGGTGCACTGGTCGGCCCCGAGGCGATCCGGGCGGCGCCGGGTGGCGCCAACTCGGCGGCCCCGCTGCTGGCCTACGAGCTGGGCGGCACGGTGCTGCTCGGCATCATCGCGGCGGTCGCGTTCGCCACGATCCTCGCGGTCGTCGCGGGTTTGACGATCACCGCGTCGGCGTCGTTCGCGCACGACATCTACGCCAACGTGATCAAGAAGGGCGAGCTGTCCGACCCGAACGAGGAGGTGAAGGTCGCCCGCATCACGGCGGTCGTCATCGGCGTCGTCGCGATCTTCGGCGGCATCCTGGCCAACGGCCAGAACATCGCGTTCCTCGTGGCGCTGGCCTTCGCGGTCGCGGCCTCGGCGAACCTGCCGACGATCCTGTACTCGCTGTTCTGGAAGCGCTTCAACACCTCGGGCGCGCTGTGGAGCATCTACGGCGGCCTCGGCGTGACGGTGATCCTGATCGTCTTCTCGCCGGTGGTGTCGGGCAAGCCCGTCGACGCCGTCACCGGGAAGAGCGCGTCGATGCTGCAGGGCGTCGACTTCCACTGGTTCCCGCTCGACAACCCGGGCATCGTCTCGATCCCGCTGTCGTTCCTGCTCGGTTACCTCGGCACCGTGCTGAGCAAGGAGAAGCCGAACGCCGACAAGGTCTCCGAGATGGCGGTCCGGTCGCTGACCGGGGTCGGCGTCGAGAAGTCGGTCGCGCACTAG
- a CDS encoding DUF485 domain-containing protein: MSTTDPSPAAATRDWQAIEAEPDFQELRRRLRSFVFPVTGLFLAWYVLYVLLATYATPIMSIKVLGNINLGLLLGLLQFVSTFAITAWYVKFADRRLDPLSSSIREGIQGADK; the protein is encoded by the coding sequence GTGAGTACCACCGATCCGTCTCCGGCGGCGGCGACCCGGGACTGGCAGGCCATCGAGGCCGAGCCGGACTTCCAGGAGCTCCGTCGCAGGTTGCGCAGTTTCGTCTTCCCGGTCACCGGCCTGTTCCTGGCCTGGTACGTGCTGTACGTGCTGCTGGCGACGTACGCCACGCCGATCATGTCGATCAAGGTGCTGGGCAACATCAACCTGGGGCTGCTGCTCGGCCTGCTGCAGTTCGTGTCGACCTTCGCGATCACCGCCTGGTACGTGAAGTTCGCCGACCGCAGGCTCGACCCGCTGTCCAGCTCGATCCGTGAGGGCATTCAGGGGGCCGACAAGTGA
- a CDS encoding sodium/solute symporter has protein sequence MIIAGIVLVVLAALLIGARGVAAMRSTSDFLVASRRISPVLNAAAVSGEYLSAASFLGVAGLVVKDGIGALWYPVGFTAGYLAMLALVAAPMRRTGALTVPDFAEARLGSAGLRRLSAVVVLVIATLYLVPQFKAAGQVLAVVAGTPYWVGVVVAGAAVSITLALGGMRAATYVQAFQFGLKLLLFVVPAIWLVLSVTGETRAAALSPVEFTTFTRDTPVDFRLGTELSVTEPTTVAVDGAERTLAPGRYVVDAGSTWVFAAGSDVPDVDGAVPPGGEGWSRPLLDPGGAGYPVLTTLSILVATVLGTMGLPHILVRFHTSPDGRGARRTAAITVALLSTFYLFPAVYGVLGAVLLPELYLSGGTDTVVVSLPARVDGGFAGSLFTALLTAGAFAAFLATSLGLLLAMSGAVSHDLLPGTTLRRLRLTSLGAAALVVMLALPAVHLDVGVLVTSAFAVAASTFCPLLVLGIWWAGLTARGAVVGMVVGLVSSAGVIGVDLTLGSPEGIASILLGQPALWSVPLAFATMVLVSLRGSPPAWAAAAMLRLHLDETRPRS, from the coding sequence ATGATCATCGCCGGGATCGTGCTCGTCGTCCTCGCGGCGCTCCTGATCGGGGCGCGCGGAGTGGCCGCGATGCGCAGCACGTCGGACTTCCTGGTCGCCTCGCGGCGGATCTCGCCCGTGCTGAACGCGGCGGCGGTGTCGGGGGAGTACCTGTCGGCTGCCTCGTTCCTGGGCGTCGCGGGGCTCGTCGTCAAGGACGGGATCGGGGCGCTGTGGTACCCGGTCGGGTTCACCGCGGGCTACCTCGCGATGCTCGCGCTGGTGGCGGCGCCGATGCGGCGCACCGGCGCACTGACCGTCCCCGACTTCGCGGAGGCCCGCCTCGGGTCCGCCGGCCTGCGGCGCCTGTCCGCGGTCGTGGTGCTGGTGATCGCCACGCTGTACCTGGTGCCGCAGTTCAAGGCGGCGGGGCAGGTGCTCGCGGTGGTGGCGGGCACGCCGTACTGGGTCGGGGTCGTCGTCGCGGGGGCGGCGGTGTCGATCACCCTGGCGCTGGGTGGGATGCGCGCGGCCACCTACGTACAGGCCTTCCAGTTCGGGCTGAAACTGCTGCTGTTCGTCGTCCCGGCCATCTGGCTGGTGCTCAGCGTGACCGGCGAGACGCGCGCGGCGGCGCTGTCCCCGGTGGAGTTCACGACGTTCACGCGCGACACCCCCGTCGACTTCCGGCTCGGCACGGAACTGAGCGTCACCGAGCCGACGACCGTCGCCGTCGACGGGGCGGAGCGCACCCTCGCCCCGGGCCGGTACGTCGTCGACGCGGGCAGCACGTGGGTGTTCGCGGCGGGCTCGGACGTCCCCGACGTCGACGGGGCCGTCCCGCCAGGCGGCGAGGGCTGGTCGCGGCCGCTGCTCGACCCGGGCGGCGCGGGCTACCCGGTGCTCACGACACTGTCGATCCTCGTCGCCACCGTGCTGGGGACGATGGGCCTTCCGCACATCCTGGTGCGCTTCCACACCAGCCCCGACGGCCGCGGCGCGCGGCGCACCGCGGCGATCACCGTGGCCCTGCTCAGCACGTTCTACCTCTTCCCGGCGGTGTACGGGGTGCTCGGTGCGGTGCTGCTGCCCGAGCTGTACCTCTCCGGCGGCACCGACACCGTCGTGGTCTCCCTGCCCGCGCGCGTCGACGGCGGGTTCGCCGGCTCGCTGTTCACCGCCCTGCTGACGGCCGGGGCGTTCGCCGCGTTCCTCGCCACCTCGCTCGGTCTGCTGCTCGCGATGTCCGGGGCGGTGTCGCACGACCTGCTGCCCGGTACGACCCTGCGCCGGCTGCGGCTGACCTCGCTCGGTGCGGCCGCACTCGTGGTCATGCTGGCCCTGCCCGCGGTCCACCTCGACGTCGGAGTGCTGGTGACCTCGGCGTTCGCCGTCGCCGCCTCCACGTTCTGCCCCCTGCTCGTGCTCGGCATCTGGTGGGCCGGGCTCACCGCCCGCGGCGCCGTCGTCGGGATGGTGGTGGGGCTGGTCTCCTCCGCCGGGGTGATCGGCGTCGATCTCACGCTCGGGTCCCCGGAGGGCATCGCCTCGATCCTGCTGGGCCAGCCCGCGCTGTGGTCGGTGCCGCTCGCGTTCGCGACGATGGTCCTGGTGTCGTTGCGCGGCAGCCCACCCGCGTGGGCCGCCGCCGCGATGCTGCGCCTGCACCTGGACGAGACCCGCCCCCGTTCCTGA
- a CDS encoding LytR/AlgR family response regulator transcription factor has product MRVLVVDDVEPARDELRRLLLDSPGVDEVATAPGAVEALRQIQAGPVDVVFLDVSMPAMDGMELASLLARMTDPPMVVFVTAFEEHAASAYGIGAVDYLLKPVGPERLAAALDRVRRFAAAGLGDQPPGEPVDALAAVPVELGGRTRFVRRDDVRFVEAQGDYVRLHTPGGGHLVRIPISRLEEHWRPAGFVRVHRSYLLAVGAVRELRSDVSGGLLAHTDAGDVPVSRRHARDLRELLLEAATRGDFDPRGRR; this is encoded by the coding sequence ATGCGCGTCCTGGTCGTCGACGACGTCGAGCCCGCCCGCGACGAGCTGCGGCGGCTGCTGCTGGACTCCCCGGGTGTCGACGAGGTGGCGACGGCCCCGGGTGCGGTCGAGGCGCTGCGGCAGATCCAGGCCGGGCCGGTCGACGTGGTGTTCCTCGACGTGTCCATGCCCGCGATGGACGGCATGGAGCTGGCGTCGCTGCTCGCGCGGATGACCGACCCGCCGATGGTCGTGTTCGTCACCGCGTTCGAGGAGCACGCGGCGTCGGCGTACGGCATCGGGGCGGTCGACTACCTGCTCAAGCCGGTCGGCCCGGAGCGGCTCGCGGCCGCGCTGGACCGGGTCCGCCGCTTCGCCGCCGCCGGGCTCGGGGACCAGCCGCCCGGCGAGCCGGTCGACGCACTGGCCGCCGTCCCGGTCGAGCTGGGCGGGCGCACCCGGTTCGTCCGCCGCGACGACGTGCGGTTCGTCGAGGCCCAGGGCGACTACGTGCGGCTGCACACCCCGGGAGGCGGGCACCTGGTGCGCATCCCGATCTCCCGGCTGGAGGAGCACTGGCGGCCCGCCGGGTTCGTGCGCGTGCACCGCAGCTACCTGCTGGCCGTGGGGGCGGTGCGGGAGCTGCGCAGCGACGTCAGCGGAGGGCTGCTCGCGCACACCGACGCCGGTGACGTCCCGGTGAGCCGCCGCCACGCCCGCGACCTGCGCGAGCTGCTCCTGGAGGCGGCCACGCGCGGCGACTTCGACCCCCGGGGCCGGCGATGA